One genomic segment of Chitinibacter sp. FCG-7 includes these proteins:
- a CDS encoding peptidylprolyl isomerase, which translates to MSKVKLSTSKGDIVLELNAEKAPITVANFLQYVNDGHYDGTIFHRVIDGFMIQGGGFAPGMKEKKDGRASIQNEADNGLKNDIYTIAMARTPDPHSASAQFFINAADNDFLNFRSKTAQGWGYAVFGAVVEGQDVVDAIEKVKTGSNGFHQDVPKEDVIIVKAEVLA; encoded by the coding sequence ATGAGCAAAGTAAAACTGAGCACCAGCAAAGGCGATATCGTTCTGGAATTGAACGCTGAAAAAGCGCCGATTACCGTGGCCAACTTTCTGCAATACGTGAACGACGGCCATTACGATGGCACGATTTTCCACCGCGTGATTGATGGCTTTATGATTCAGGGTGGCGGCTTTGCGCCAGGCATGAAAGAGAAAAAAGACGGTCGCGCCAGCATTCAGAATGAAGCGGACAACGGTCTGAAAAACGATATTTACACCATCGCCATGGCACGCACGCCTGATCCACATTCGGCTTCGGCGCAGTTCTTTATCAATGCAGCCGACAACGACTTCCTGAATTTCCGCAGCAAAACAGCACAAGGCTGGGGCTACGCGGTATTTGGCGCGGTGGTTGAAGGCCAGGACGTGGTAGATGCAATTGAAAAAGTGAAAACCGGTAGCAATGGCTTTCATCAGGACGTACCCAAAGAAGACGTGATCATCGTCAAAGCTGAAGTGCTGGCTTAA
- a CDS encoding peptidylprolyl isomerase, producing the protein MKRFVAAAALALSSLAAFAANPQIEMVTSKGKIVVELYPEAAPKTVANFLQYVKAKHYDDTVFHRVINNFVVQGGGFNAQMEQKPTKAAIENEAQMAFEKGLKNDRGSIAMARTGAPHSATSQFYFNLVNNDSLNYPSFDKWGYTVFGKIVSGIEVIDQIAKVPTLPGDVPAEAVKLISARELPAKPGKAASKVAAPKTNSK; encoded by the coding sequence ATGAAACGCTTTGTCGCAGCCGCCGCACTGGCACTTTCTAGCCTGGCCGCATTCGCAGCCAACCCGCAAATCGAAATGGTGACCTCCAAGGGCAAAATCGTCGTCGAGCTTTACCCGGAAGCCGCGCCCAAAACGGTGGCCAACTTTCTGCAATACGTCAAAGCCAAGCATTATGACGACACAGTTTTTCACCGTGTGATTAATAATTTTGTCGTCCAGGGTGGTGGTTTTAACGCGCAAATGGAGCAAAAACCAACCAAAGCCGCGATTGAAAACGAAGCCCAGATGGCGTTCGAGAAAGGCCTGAAAAATGACCGGGGCAGCATTGCCATGGCGCGCACCGGCGCACCGCACTCGGCCACCAGCCAGTTTTATTTCAATCTGGTCAATAATGACTCGCTGAACTACCCTTCGTTTGACAAATGGGGCTACACCGTTTTTGGCAAAATTGTCAGCGGGATTGAAGTGATCGACCAGATCGCCAAAGTACCGACACTGCCGGGCGATGTACCCGCCGAAGCCGTCAAGCTGATCAGCGCACGCGAGCTACCCGCCAAACCGGGCAAAGCAGCGTCCAAAGTCGCGGCACCAAAAACAAACAGCAAATAA
- the coq7 gene encoding 2-polyprenyl-3-methyl-6-methoxy-1,4-benzoquinone monooxygenase has protein sequence MFKLPTLDQFIGEFDTVLRTLAAPATSVRPHPDRELAEAELSEAEKTHAAGLMRVNHCGEVCAQALYQGQALTAREPAAREALKQAAAEEVEHLAWTRQRLDELGSHRSLLNPLWYAGSFAMGVTAGLIGDKWNLGFLAETERQVTAHLESHLAQLPEQDAKSRAIVTQMAIDETSHAEQAIALGAAPLPMPVVKLMSATSKVMTSLSYRI, from the coding sequence ATGTTCAAACTACCCACTCTGGACCAATTTATTGGCGAATTCGACACGGTTTTGCGCACTCTGGCGGCACCAGCGACGAGTGTTCGCCCCCATCCTGATCGCGAGCTGGCCGAGGCCGAGCTGAGCGAGGCAGAAAAAACCCACGCAGCGGGCCTGATGCGGGTGAATCATTGCGGCGAAGTGTGCGCTCAGGCGCTGTATCAGGGGCAGGCACTGACTGCGCGTGAGCCTGCGGCGCGTGAGGCTTTAAAGCAAGCCGCGGCCGAAGAAGTCGAGCATCTGGCCTGGACGCGGCAGCGGCTCGATGAGCTGGGCAGCCATCGCAGCCTGCTCAATCCGCTGTGGTACGCCGGCTCGTTTGCCATGGGCGTCACCGCAGGGCTGATTGGCGATAAATGGAATCTGGGCTTTCTGGCCGAGACCGAGCGCCAGGTGACGGCGCATCTGGAAAGCCATCTGGCGCAGTTGCCCGAGCAGGACGCCAAAAGCCGCGCAATTGTGACGCAAATGGCGATTGATGAAACCAGCCACGCCGAGCAGGCGATCGCCCTAGGCGCAGCGCCACTGCCTATGCCGGTGGTGAAGCTGATGAGCGCCACCTCCAAAGTAATGACCAGTTTGTCCTACCGCATTTAA
- a CDS encoding IS1595 family transposase: MAMNRIQFQPGLSLPEFHRQFATEDQCRTALERARWPQGFRCPHCQHTACYRIQGRTHPLFQCAACRKQTSLTAGTLLQKTLLPLRIWFLALYLIGEAKTGLSALALKRQLGINYRTAWLMQHKIMQAMQQRDSAYTLSGTVQIDDAYLGGERSGGKVGRGSENKVPFVAAVSLDEQQHPIYLKLTPVAGFSQQAIIEWAKACLTPGTQVISDGLYCFTAVSEVGCTHQPYVAGGRKPKDLPMFHWINTVLGNVKTSLSGTYHAFAFSKYADRYLAAIAYRFNRRFRLDTLPLHLLTAAVTCEPKTERWLRKKAEVTT; this comes from the coding sequence ATGGCTATGAATCGCATTCAGTTCCAACCCGGTTTATCGCTCCCCGAGTTTCATCGTCAATTTGCTACCGAAGATCAGTGCCGTACCGCGCTGGAACGGGCCCGATGGCCACAAGGGTTTCGCTGCCCACATTGCCAGCATACCGCCTGCTATCGCATTCAGGGCCGCACTCATCCGCTGTTCCAATGTGCCGCTTGTCGCAAACAAACCTCGCTCACCGCAGGCACCTTGCTGCAAAAAACCTTGCTACCACTGCGGATCTGGTTTCTGGCGCTGTATTTGATTGGTGAAGCCAAAACTGGTTTGTCGGCCTTGGCACTGAAACGGCAGCTCGGCATCAATTACCGCACTGCTTGGTTGATGCAACATAAAATCATGCAGGCCATGCAACAACGAGATTCAGCCTATACGCTCAGTGGCACGGTGCAAATCGATGACGCCTATCTAGGCGGCGAGCGCTCAGGCGGCAAAGTTGGGCGAGGTTCGGAAAATAAAGTGCCCTTTGTGGCGGCGGTTTCGCTGGATGAACAGCAGCACCCCATCTATCTCAAGCTCACGCCAGTGGCTGGGTTTAGTCAGCAAGCCATCATCGAATGGGCGAAGGCGTGTTTAACGCCGGGTACGCAGGTGATTTCTGATGGCTTGTATTGCTTCACAGCGGTCAGCGAAGTGGGCTGTACTCACCAGCCGTATGTGGCTGGCGGTAGGAAACCGAAAGATTTGCCGATGTTTCACTGGATCAATACGGTACTGGGGAATGTAAAAACCAGCTTATCGGGGACGTATCATGCATTCGCATTTAGTAAATATGCGGATCGGTATTTAGCAGCGATTGCCTACCGGTTCAATCGCCGCTTTCGACTGGACACCTTGCCCCTGCACTTACTCACGGCGGCCGTAACTTGCGAACCAAAAACCGAACGCTGGCTGCGTAAGAAAGCTGAGGTGACTACCTAA
- a CDS encoding L-lactate MFS transporter: protein MAKNRWLMAAAGVGIHISIGSVYAWSVFSKPLMAQFGWSLKEVGFTFGLAIFMLGMSAAVMGHVVEKRGPRFSGTISAICWSLGLLGAGFAVSIGNLWMLYLCYGVLGGVGLGTGYVTPVSTLMKWFPDRRGLATGLAIMGFGFASFFGAPLMAELIQTVGIANTFYTLGILYAVVMLSSARYLEPPPAGWKPAGFEESQASGKAKVAMDLMPMTANEAVKTKPFYGLWIMMFINITCGIAVISVASPMTQEVTGMSPLAAGAVVGMIGLFNGGGRLVWATMSDYLGRPNTYITFFTIEVVAFYFLPSMRDALVFQAVLYLIMTCYGGGFSTLPAYIGDLFGTKQVSAIHGYVLTAWAMAGLVGSSFASFLREASGSYAAMTVVFAVIFLFAFAVSVAMKLFVNRELAKKQAQLGDVALSAAGR, encoded by the coding sequence ATGGCTAAGAATCGGTGGTTAATGGCAGCAGCAGGGGTCGGGATTCATATCTCGATTGGCTCCGTGTATGCATGGAGCGTTTTTTCCAAACCTTTGATGGCGCAATTTGGCTGGAGCCTGAAAGAAGTCGGCTTCACCTTTGGTCTGGCCATCTTTATGCTCGGCATGTCGGCGGCCGTGATGGGGCATGTGGTCGAAAAACGCGGCCCGCGCTTTTCCGGCACGATTTCGGCCATCTGCTGGTCGCTCGGTTTGCTCGGCGCGGGTTTTGCCGTCTCGATCGGTAATTTATGGATGCTGTACTTGTGCTACGGCGTACTCGGTGGGGTGGGGCTGGGGACGGGTTATGTCACGCCGGTTTCAACGCTGATGAAATGGTTTCCTGACCGTCGTGGTCTGGCGACCGGGTTGGCGATCATGGGCTTTGGCTTTGCCTCCTTCTTTGGTGCGCCGCTGATGGCTGAGTTGATCCAGACCGTCGGCATTGCCAATACCTTCTACACGCTGGGTATTTTGTACGCGGTGGTGATGTTATCGTCGGCCCGCTATCTGGAGCCGCCACCTGCAGGCTGGAAACCGGCTGGCTTTGAAGAAAGCCAGGCGTCTGGCAAAGCCAAAGTGGCGATGGATCTGATGCCAATGACGGCTAATGAGGCGGTGAAAACCAAACCGTTCTATGGTTTGTGGATCATGATGTTTATTAATATCACTTGCGGGATTGCGGTGATTTCGGTGGCCTCGCCAATGACACAGGAAGTCACTGGCATGAGTCCGTTGGCTGCCGGTGCCGTGGTCGGGATGATTGGTCTGTTTAATGGTGGCGGCCGTCTGGTCTGGGCGACGATGTCCGATTATCTGGGGCGCCCGAATACCTACATCACCTTCTTTACCATTGAAGTAGTGGCATTTTATTTCCTGCCTTCAATGCGCGACGCGCTGGTGTTTCAGGCGGTGCTCTATCTGATCATGACGTGCTACGGCGGCGGCTTCTCTACACTACCTGCGTATATCGGTGACTTGTTTGGTACCAAGCAAGTGAGTGCGATCCACGGCTATGTGCTGACCGCCTGGGCAATGGCAGGGCTGGTGGGCTCGTCATTCGCGTCCTTCCTGCGTGAAGCATCAGGCAGCTACGCGGCGATGACGGTGGTATTTGCAGTGATCTTCCTGTTTGCTTTTGCCGTATCGGTGGCGATGAAGCTCTTTGTCAATCGCGAACTGGCGAAAAAGCAGGCGCAACTGGGCGATGTGGCCCTGAGCGCAGCAGGGCGCTAG
- a CDS encoding formate/nitrite transporter family protein, whose amino-acid sequence MAASNILSPDHLVNYIDDAALSKAALRPPRLLVMAFLGGIFISLGALLAVVVAGGATKLLAENPGLDKLLFGAVFPIGFIAVVLTGADLFTSNCATQMVPWYRRKVRLQEVVRVWGVSYLGNLFGALFAAWAFAYMTGLLSAHQPWTAYIINLAEHKVHQPFQVVFMKGVLANMLVCVAAWQGYSAKDTLGRMVGIWAPVMTFVALGMEHSIANLFFIPAAILAGADLAVADFVTLNLIPATLGNIVGGALLIGLPYAWLYSETDGKINNPTDIDLP is encoded by the coding sequence ATGGCCGCTTCCAATATTTTAAGCCCCGACCATCTGGTCAATTACATCGACGACGCTGCGCTCAGCAAAGCCGCGCTGCGCCCTCCGCGCTTGCTGGTGATGGCCTTTCTGGGCGGGATTTTTATTTCGCTGGGTGCTTTGCTGGCCGTGGTGGTGGCAGGGGGCGCGACCAAACTGCTGGCAGAAAACCCCGGGCTGGATAAATTGCTGTTTGGCGCCGTTTTTCCAATCGGCTTTATTGCGGTTGTGCTCACCGGGGCGGATCTTTTTACCTCCAATTGCGCAACGCAAATGGTGCCCTGGTATCGCCGTAAAGTGCGCCTGCAGGAAGTGGTGCGGGTGTGGGGCGTGTCTTATCTGGGTAATCTGTTTGGCGCATTGTTTGCTGCCTGGGCGTTTGCCTATATGACTGGCCTGCTCAGCGCCCATCAACCCTGGACGGCCTACATTATCAATCTAGCCGAACACAAAGTTCACCAGCCGTTTCAGGTGGTCTTTATGAAAGGCGTGCTGGCCAATATGCTGGTCTGTGTGGCGGCCTGGCAAGGCTATTCGGCCAAGGATACGCTGGGCCGCATGGTGGGTATCTGGGCGCCGGTCATGACTTTTGTTGCACTGGGCATGGAGCACAGTATTGCCAATCTGTTCTTTATTCCAGCGGCGATTCTGGCCGGAGCTGATCTGGCGGTGGCTGATTTTGTGACGCTGAATCTGATTCCGGCCACGCTGGGCAATATTGTGGGCGGCGCTTTGCTGATCGGCTTGCCCTACGCCTGGCTGTATTCCGAAACCGACGGCAAGATTAACAACCCGACGGATATCGACTTGCCATGA
- a CDS encoding cytochrome b/b6 domain-containing protein, with the protein MTPNIRPEAEQYHPFSVLMHWLTVLLVLGIVLALGLAQWFGRGSSAHAFWLQAHSVLGQMTFGVSLLRLLVLNHYGAPAPCGEDEAQVLVAKVMHALLYGLIGFLACSGVLLSVAYLAGQSVLGMTVPMTLNPQAMGFVRQLHVLVAMGFVFIALAHGLYASAMHYFAGRVALRRLAVRDLTVVDAIAAPQIDAHYIQLEQERA; encoded by the coding sequence ATGACCCCGAATATTCGCCCAGAGGCAGAGCAGTATCATCCGTTCTCGGTCCTGATGCACTGGCTGACGGTGCTGCTGGTGCTGGGAATCGTACTGGCGCTGGGGCTGGCGCAATGGTTTGGCCGTGGCAGCAGCGCCCATGCGTTCTGGCTGCAGGCGCATTCTGTGCTGGGGCAAATGACCTTCGGCGTGAGCCTGCTGCGTTTGCTGGTGCTGAACCACTATGGCGCGCCTGCGCCGTGCGGCGAGGATGAAGCGCAGGTGCTGGTGGCTAAAGTGATGCACGCCTTGCTGTATGGTCTGATCGGCTTTCTGGCCTGTAGCGGCGTGTTGCTGAGTGTGGCCTATCTGGCCGGGCAAAGTGTGCTGGGCATGACGGTACCGATGACGCTCAACCCGCAAGCCATGGGTTTTGTGCGCCAACTGCATGTGCTGGTGGCCATGGGGTTTGTGTTTATTGCCCTGGCGCATGGCCTGTATGCCAGTGCCATGCATTACTTTGCCGGGCGCGTGGCTTTGCGTCGCCTTGCTGTGCGTGATTTAACCGTGGTGGATGCAATTGCAGCGCCGCAGATTGATGCGCACTACATCCAGCTAGAGCAGGAGCGGGCCTAG
- a CDS encoding MCP four helix bundle domain-containing protein has translation MAKTVNQRFLAIVFGAISALILIGLIGVLSTQRMADDLEFTDESIIRSLAILSGIERDFLLIRVNALYHLSYAETAKKAPHEATIRRNITETQSLLEEYQRTLVVNPRDKELIEQDIRLFKVYLAALEKVLHHSNANQREAAVVVVESEWKPAGESLTTALAQHAHFKEQFVEQAVQRSMQSGRRQTWMIILLTLLGVAGVLVAAYFFRKSLAATAQPH, from the coding sequence ATGGCTAAAACGGTCAATCAGCGTTTTCTGGCCATTGTGTTTGGCGCGATTTCAGCGCTGATTCTGATCGGGCTGATTGGCGTGCTCAGCACGCAACGCATGGCCGACGATCTGGAGTTTACTGACGAAAGTATTATCCGCAGTCTGGCCATTCTTTCCGGGATCGAGCGTGATTTTCTGCTAATTCGCGTGAACGCTTTGTATCATCTCTCGTACGCCGAGACGGCAAAAAAAGCGCCGCATGAGGCCACGATCCGGCGCAATATCACCGAAACCCAGAGCTTGCTCGAAGAGTATCAGCGCACTTTGGTGGTTAATCCGCGCGACAAAGAGCTGATCGAGCAGGATATCCGGCTCTTTAAGGTGTATCTGGCTGCGCTGGAAAAAGTGCTGCACCATTCCAATGCCAATCAGCGCGAAGCCGCGGTTGTGGTGGTCGAAAGCGAGTGGAAACCTGCCGGTGAGAGTCTGACCACGGCGCTGGCGCAGCATGCCCACTTCAAAGAGCAATTTGTCGAGCAGGCGGTGCAGCGCTCGATGCAGTCAGGGCGTCGCCAGACCTGGATGATTATCTTGCTAACGCTACTGGGAGTGGCAGGTGTGCTGGTGGCGGCGTATTTCTTTCGCAAGAGTCTGGCCGCCACCGCCCAGCCGCACTGA
- a CDS encoding OsmC family protein — protein sequence MKVRVKWVEEVSFLATSESGHAVLMDGPPSGGGRNLGPRPMEMLLMGMTGCSTYDVIHILKKGRADVRDCVVEVDAERAETDPKVFTKIHLHFIVTGKALKPEVVERAIKLSAEKYCSASIMLGQVVPITHDFEVREAN from the coding sequence GTGAAAGTTCGTGTCAAATGGGTAGAGGAAGTAAGTTTTCTGGCGACATCGGAATCGGGCCACGCCGTACTGATGGATGGCCCACCAAGCGGAGGTGGCCGCAATCTGGGGCCGCGACCGATGGAAATGCTGCTGATGGGCATGACCGGCTGCTCGACTTACGATGTGATCCATATCCTGAAAAAAGGCCGTGCGGATGTGCGCGATTGCGTCGTCGAAGTGGATGCTGAGCGTGCAGAGACCGATCCTAAGGTATTTACCAAGATTCATCTGCACTTTATCGTGACGGGCAAAGCGCTCAAGCCTGAAGTGGTTGAGCGGGCCATCAAGCTCTCGGCTGAGAAATACTGCTCGGCCTCCATCATGCTGGGGCAAGTCGTACCGATTACGCATGATTTTGAAGTACGCGAAGCCAACTAG
- the rplM gene encoding 50S ribosomal protein L13 codes for MKTFSAKPHEVKREWFVVDATDLVLGRLAAEIAKRLRGKHKAEYTPHVDTGDYIVVVNADKLRVTGDKATSKKYYRHTGHPGGIYERTFTEMQNKFPGRALEFAVKGMLPKGPLGYAMIKKMKVYAGSEHPHAAQEPKSLAI; via the coding sequence ATGAAAACCTTTTCTGCCAAGCCGCACGAGGTGAAGCGCGAGTGGTTCGTTGTGGACGCCACAGACTTAGTGCTGGGCCGTCTCGCTGCCGAGATCGCCAAACGCCTGCGTGGCAAACATAAAGCTGAATACACCCCGCACGTCGATACTGGCGACTACATCGTTGTGGTAAACGCAGACAAGCTCCGCGTTACTGGCGATAAAGCTACATCGAAAAAATACTACCGTCACACGGGTCACCCAGGTGGTATCTACGAGCGTACCTTCACTGAAATGCAAAACAAATTCCCTGGCCGTGCTTTGGAGTTTGCTGTTAAAGGCATGCTTCCAAAAGGTCCATTGGGCTACGCAATGATCAAGAAGATGAAAGTTTACGCAGGCAGCGAACATCCGCACGCCGCGCAAGAACCTAAATCTCTTGCTATCTAA
- the rpsI gene encoding 30S ribosomal protein S9, producing the protein MVGKYNYGTGRRKSSVARVFITKGTGNIVVNGKDLDQYFARETGRMIVRQPLEITSNLEAFDIMVNVVGGGESGQAGAVRHGITRALIEFDAALKPALKSAGLVTRDAREVERKKVGLRGARRRKQFSKR; encoded by the coding sequence ATGGTAGGTAAATACAACTACGGTACCGGTCGTCGCAAGAGCTCAGTAGCTCGTGTGTTCATCACCAAAGGTACTGGCAATATCGTGGTAAACGGTAAAGATCTGGATCAGTACTTCGCTCGCGAAACTGGCCGCATGATCGTTCGTCAGCCACTGGAAATCACAAGCAACCTCGAAGCTTTCGATATCATGGTAAACGTAGTCGGCGGCGGTGAATCTGGCCAAGCTGGTGCGGTTCGTCACGGTATTACTCGTGCTTTGATCGAATTCGATGCAGCTCTGAAGCCAGCATTGAAATCAGCAGGTCTGGTTACTCGTGACGCTCGTGAAGTTGAGCGTAAGAAAGTCGGTCTGCGTGGCGCGCGTCGTCGCAAACAGTTCTCAAAACGTTAA
- the argC gene encoding N-acetyl-gamma-glutamyl-phosphate reductase, with the protein MIKVGIVGGTGYTGVELLRLLSRHPDVELRAVTSRKEAGMKVAEMFPSLRGRVDIAFSTPEEACLTECDVVFFATPHGVAMAQARELLEAGVKVIDLAADFRLKDPVEFAKWYAMEHSCTDLLAEAAYGLPEVNRDAIKQARLIGMAGCYPTSVQLGLLPLIENGAKLIETSGIIADCKSGVSGAGRKAEVGTLFAESADNFKAYGVKGHRHSPEIMQGLSAIHGAPVELTFVPHLTPMIRGIHSTIYARLTEAGKAADIQKLFEERFAGEPFVDVMPAGSCPETRSVRGSNTARIAVHRPGNGDLLVILVVEDNLVKGASGQSVQVMNLMFGLPEQHGLDVVPLLP; encoded by the coding sequence ATGATCAAAGTAGGGATTGTTGGCGGTACGGGATACACCGGTGTTGAATTATTGCGACTCTTGTCGCGTCACCCTGATGTAGAGCTGCGTGCTGTTACTTCGCGCAAGGAAGCCGGCATGAAAGTCGCGGAGATGTTCCCTAGCTTGCGCGGCCGTGTCGATATTGCCTTTTCTACGCCTGAAGAAGCCTGCCTGACCGAGTGTGATGTGGTGTTCTTTGCCACGCCGCATGGCGTTGCGATGGCGCAGGCGCGCGAATTATTGGAAGCGGGCGTTAAAGTGATTGATCTGGCGGCGGATTTCCGCCTGAAAGATCCGGTCGAATTTGCCAAATGGTACGCGATGGAGCACAGCTGTACCGATTTGCTCGCTGAAGCGGCATATGGTTTGCCAGAAGTGAATCGCGACGCGATCAAACAAGCTCGCCTGATCGGCATGGCCGGCTGCTATCCGACTTCAGTCCAGCTTGGCCTGCTGCCATTGATCGAAAATGGTGCAAAACTCATTGAAACGAGCGGCATTATCGCCGATTGCAAATCCGGCGTTTCCGGCGCGGGCCGTAAAGCCGAAGTCGGCACGCTGTTTGCTGAAAGCGCAGACAATTTCAAAGCCTATGGCGTCAAAGGTCATCGTCACTCACCCGAGATCATGCAAGGCTTGAGCGCCATTCATGGCGCACCAGTTGAGCTGACTTTTGTGCCACACCTGACGCCGATGATTCGCGGTATTCACTCGACGATTTACGCGCGTTTAACCGAGGCGGGCAAAGCGGCCGATATTCAAAAACTGTTTGAAGAGCGCTTTGCAGGCGAGCCTTTTGTCGATGTGATGCCAGCAGGTTCATGCCCGGAAACGCGTTCAGTGCGCGGCAGCAATACCGCACGCATTGCGGTGCACCGCCCCGGTAACGGTGATTTGCTGGTGATTCTGGTGGTGGAAGACAATCTGGTGAAGGGCGCTTCGGGTCAATCAGTGCAAGTGATGAACCTGATGTTTGGCCTGCCAGAGCAGCATGGTCTGGACGTAGTCCCTTTGTTGCCATAA
- a CDS encoding DUF6776 family protein translates to MLAMLVAGYWLGQRQLLTLQAQVQSEHHSSTQKTQAQIASLAAQSALLAQQVTILSSERDALVRQQNQAQQDLSAMRETVSFFESLLQSNDRARIANFVACDLQAIEPGKYRYRLLLVQGTNRTDELLGRLQVNLQYLDAGKKGRISQGLDPLIPVKAKHYAKLEGELAPPAGASNLLMDVQFFGEEGNQVQASCQKKI, encoded by the coding sequence ATGCTGGCAATGCTTGTAGCCGGATACTGGCTGGGGCAGCGTCAGCTGCTCACCTTGCAGGCGCAGGTGCAATCCGAGCATCACTCCTCGACGCAAAAAACACAGGCGCAGATTGCTTCCCTGGCGGCGCAGTCGGCCTTGCTTGCGCAGCAAGTGACCATTCTAAGCTCCGAACGCGATGCCCTGGTGCGCCAGCAGAATCAGGCGCAGCAGGATCTGTCGGCCATGCGTGAGACGGTCTCGTTTTTTGAATCGCTGCTGCAAAGCAATGATCGCGCGCGTATCGCCAATTTTGTGGCCTGCGACTTGCAAGCCATCGAGCCGGGGAAATACCGCTACCGCTTGCTGTTGGTGCAGGGGACGAATCGTACTGACGAACTGCTTGGCCGCCTGCAGGTAAATTTGCAATATCTGGATGCGGGCAAGAAAGGCCGGATCAGTCAGGGGCTTGATCCGCTGATTCCGGTGAAAGCCAAGCACTACGCCAAGCTGGAAGGCGAGCTAGCTCCGCCCGCTGGCGCAAGCAACTTGCTGATGGATGTGCAGTTTTTTGGTGAAGAAGGGAATCAGGTTCAGGCCAGTTGCCAGAAAAAAATCTAA
- a CDS encoding bactofilin family protein: MFSKKKGSTKIDSLIGHGTTLTGDVQFAGGLRVDGIIVGNVSMADEKNGTLVISEKARIEGKVQCSHLILNGEIRGPIEVSHYVELQAKSRIVGDLAYKTLEMHPGAVIEGHLVHVHNGKREEVSPADVPRTEPKKA; this comes from the coding sequence ATGTTTAGCAAGAAAAAAGGCAGCACCAAAATTGATAGCCTGATTGGTCACGGCACCACTTTGACTGGCGATGTGCAGTTTGCCGGTGGTTTGCGCGTTGATGGCATTATTGTTGGGAATGTAAGCATGGCTGACGAAAAAAATGGCACGCTGGTGATCAGCGAAAAAGCACGAATCGAAGGCAAGGTGCAGTGCAGCCATCTGATTCTGAATGGCGAAATCCGCGGCCCGATTGAAGTCAGTCACTATGTCGAGCTGCAGGCCAAATCACGCATTGTGGGTGATCTGGCGTACAAGACGCTGGAAATGCACCCGGGCGCGGTGATTGAAGGGCATCTGGTTCATGTACACAATGGCAAGCGCGAAGAAGTATCGCCTGCCGACGTGCCGCGCACCGAGCCGAAAAAAGCGTAA
- the erpA gene encoding iron-sulfur cluster insertion protein ErpA: protein MTTETDMPLPFVFTDNAAAKVSELIAEEGNPDLKLRVFVTGGGCSGFQYGFTFDEIVNEDDTPISKNGVTLLVDPMSYQYLVGAEIDYVESLEGSQFTIKNPNAQSTCGCGSSFSV from the coding sequence ATGACCACCGAAACCGACATGCCCCTACCGTTTGTTTTCACCGATAACGCTGCTGCGAAGGTGAGCGAGCTGATCGCCGAGGAAGGCAACCCAGATCTGAAACTGCGCGTGTTTGTAACGGGCGGTGGCTGTTCAGGCTTCCAGTATGGCTTTACCTTTGACGAAATCGTTAACGAAGACGACACGCCAATCAGCAAAAACGGCGTTACCCTCCTGGTTGACCCGATGAGCTACCAATACCTCGTTGGCGCGGAAATTGATTACGTGGAAAGCCTGGAAGGCTCTCAGTTCACAATCAAAAACCCGAACGCACAATCAACTTGCGGCTGCGGATCGTCGTTCTCGGTATAA